The following proteins are co-located in the Solanum pennellii chromosome 1, SPENNV200 genome:
- the LOC107025033 gene encoding ankyrin repeat-containing protein BDA1-like, whose product MDRRLREAAQKGDVHHLQSLIKEVPFLLSTVSLAGSNETPLHIACLSVHVEFAKEIIHLRPEFARELNQDGFSPLHIASANGDIEIVKELLNVDRNLCLIKGKDRKIPLHYAVIKGRKHVIKELLVASPNSVAEVTSRGETCLHLAVKNHQFEAFKLLLENLKELNKYGLLNKKDIQGNTVLHLATSTKQFEVVDLLLDENSVAKGTIEVNSLNKGGLTPLEVLVKESGDRDIEEILRTSGALLAENLQSSPQEGLPQSWVVPVQDPSNEQSSREQTSDTPPRSNSKKLQDFFKYNKTKDCPGKVRDTLLVIAILIATATYQTVLSPPGGVWQDTYWPDDDHNNSSSSDGIMSLRRIAGQSVMGTNNPISYGLFLVFNSIGFYVSLHTINFLTIGFPLQLELQISLVALIATYDTVMSAITPNRGISLLFTIFSIVFPVFLPHVTKLLRNHCKKPKFIIKICELFR is encoded by the exons ATGGACAGAAGGCTGAGAGAGGCTGCTCAAAAAGGAGATGTTCATCACTTGCAAAGCTTGATCAAAGAAGTCCCTTTTCTGCTCAGCACAGTTTCATTAGCAGGTAGTAATGAAACTCCTCTGCATATTGCTTGTTTGAGTGTCCATGTTGAGTTTGCTAAGGAGATCATTCATTTGAGGCCCGAATTTGCAAGAGAACTAAACCAGGATGGTTTCAGCCCTTTGCATATTGCCTCAGCAAATGGAGATATAGAGATTGTGAAGGAGCTATTGAACGTTGACCGTAACTTATGCCTTATCAAAGGGAAGGACAGAAAAATTCCCCTTCACTATGCAGTAATCAAAGGCAGAAAACATGTTATAAAGGAGCTTCTTGTGGCTTCTCCAAACTCTGTAGCAGAAGTGACTTCCCGTGGCGAGACTTGTCTTCATTTAGCTGTCAAGAATCATCAGTTTGAAGCTTTCAAATTACTGCTCGagaatctcaaagaactcaacaaGTATGGTCTTTTAAACAAGAAGGATATCCAAGGAAACACTGTTTTGCATCTTGCTACGTCAACTAAGCAATTCGAG GTTGTTGATCTATTGCTCGACGAAAATTCTGTTGCTAAAGGCACTATTGAGGTGAATTCTTTGAACAAAGGAGGCCTTACACCTTTGGAAGTACTAGTTAAAGAATCCGGAGATAGAGACATTGAGGAAATTCTAAGAACATCTGGTGCTTTATTAGCTGAAAACTTGCAATCTTCGCCACAAGAAGGTTTGCCACAATCTTGGGTTGTTCCAGTTCAAGATCCATCAAATGAACAATCCAGCAGAGAACAAACGAGTGATACGCCTCCTCGATCTAATTCTAAGAAGCTTCAGGATTTCTTCAAGTACAATAAAACCAAAGATTGTCCAGGAAAAGTAAGAGACACTCTTCTTGTGATTGCTATTTTAATTGCAACAGCAACTTATCAAACAGTACTTAGTCCACCAGGAGGTGTTTGGCAGGACACTTACTGGCCTGATGATGATCACAATAACAGCAGCAGTAGTGATGGCATAATGTCCTTGCGACGTATCGCAGGACAGTCAGTGATGGGAACCAACAATCCAATTTCTTATGGCTTGTTCTTGGTTTTCAACTCCATCGGGTTTTATGTGTCCCTTCACACTATAAATTTCCTGACCATAGGATTTCCTTTGCAATTGGAACTACAGATCTCACTTGTTGCCTTGATAGCAACCTATGATACTGTGATGTCTGCCATAACGCCTAACCGGGGAATTTCTCTGTTATTTACTATCTTTTCCATAGTGTTTCCAGTATTCTTGCCTCACGTTACAAAGTTGTTGAGAAATCATTGCAAGAAacctaaatttattattaagattTGTGAACTGTTTAGATAG